Sequence from the Candidatus Accumulibacter similis genome:
ACCTTTGGCGTGTTCGTTGTCGTTGGTGTAGACAAACGGAATCCTCAGAGACGATGCAACCATGGGAGAGTAGAATGAACTTTGCGAGAAGCTTACTTTTGGCCCCACCTCTCTAAGGACACGCTGTAGAAGCCGTAGGCGATCGACAAAGGAAAGCATCTTACTCAGAGTTTTCTTTCCCCCGTGCCCCCCAACCTCTCTAAATATCCATCGCTCCTGCTGCAGCAGTTCGATTGTGTTGCCGTAATCTCTTGCGGTTATGACCACGGGTACACCATCCTTCTCAAAGCGCTTTATGAATGGCCGCATAAAGGTTACATGGGGACTGTTCGCCAAATCAATCCATATCGTCATCAAGCTACCTCAAGAAGCGCTTCACCACATCAAATTGCTAGTAACTGAAGGCGGGGGGGGTGCGGTGGGGACCGCGGTCGCGATTATCGCATCACCCTTTTGAGCAAATGCGTTACCTTACCAGCGACGCCGTAGGTGGTGTATAGCTAGGGATATGCCGATAGGCAGAGCTCTATCTCTGTGGAAAATCAGACCGGCTCTTCCATCGGGCTCGTCAAGAGTCCTATCAGATCACGACCCCGCGGTCCATTTAGCTCTTCCGCAACTTATTGTCTGGTACGACTGCAGCTCGCGGAAATAGAGCAAAGATACACAAGAAGAGCGGTGCGAATCCGCCAACCCCGTAGAATCCCCTCTCGACCATCGTCAAGGCCAGAGTGCACGCAAACACCGGGACAGCAATCGTGCGAGGTAAATGCATGCAGCGGCGCAACGCAAACGCGAATAGGGATCCGAAGACCAGCAAGCCAACAAAACCCAAATCCAGCAAGCACTGTAAAAACCCATTGTGGGCGTTATATGTTGTCCAGTCGGCTAAGCCACTCCGATAGTAGCCCTGCAACGCAACCCCGCCTGCGCCGAATCCGTAGCCTAAATACGGTTCCATCGCAATCAAATCAACCGCAGCGTTCCAAATGCTTGTCCGTCCAGTTAAGGTGCTGATGTCATCACCCTCACCACGTGCAAGCAGACTGAAAAGACCCGCGTCGGGAAACAGAAATGCCCAAACAGCTGTAGCGGCGAGAGCGATTGTCGCGCCGATCAATCGCAGCATGGCGCCATTTGCCCGCAACGCTAGCGCGATCGCTATCCCAAGGACACCTGCAGCGATTGCTTGTCGGCTAGCCGTCATCCAAAGCGCGGACGCGATAATGATTGTTAATACGCCCCTCAGGCGGTAGCTCAGCTTCACCTGTCCTGATGCCAGCAAACATAGCCCCACCGCCGCGGGCTGTGCAAGCGCATGTGGGCCATAGAGAACTCCCTGCAGTCTTTGTACGCCTTGATACTCGACAAAGGCAGCCCCAGAAGCTGCCCCGTAAGCTAGACAAACCGCGCACAAAGCCCCTACGGAAATTACGAGAATATTGGTAGCCCGTATCCAGCCCAGGCCGCAGAGGATATAGCAGCAGGCGACAGTGTATCCCCACGCCAATACTGCCGTCGTAGTTGCCACTACGTCGATAGTCCAAAGGCTAGACACGGCGCCAACAATCAGGAAACTTGCTACCCATTTAAGGCCGACCCGACTTACCTTCTGAAGTCGGATTATCGGATGGAACAGTGCCGCCAGCGTCAGCGGCACAGCTGCTCCAACTGCCTTAGCCGCCAATCCAACCGCGCCGTACTCCGAAAGGTCGACGCCACTCACAAGAAACACGCAAGACATGGCCGCGTATCCAGCCGCTACTAACGTCAGTCTCACGTTGGCCGAACTCCAATAAGTTTTGCTGGCACACCTCCAACGATTGTTGCAGGCATAACGTTCTTCGTCACAACCGCCCCGGCGGCTATTACGGCACCGTCCCCAACGGTAACACCTGGAAGAATCACGACGTTGGCGCCGATCCAAACGTCGTTCCCAATTGACACCGGTGAATAAATGCTCTCCTGCTCGCGTATGAGAAGTCCAGCCGCGGGGACTCCGTGATTGCGGGTAATTATCTTAACGTCAGGCCCCATCAGGACGTTATCTCCGATGGAAACCCCACCATAAATTAGACAGTTTTGGCCCAGTTCGCTGAATAAGCCGATCGAGATATGGGGTGAAACCCGCGCATTCGACTTCACTATTATGCTTTGCGCAGCCCTTTCGGCGAAGCCTCTCACTACTGCAGCGCGTAGCTTCGGGAAAGCGAACGCATACGGACGCCAGCTGTCTGGAGTATGGCGCAATACGGTGATATACAGTAGATACAACAACCGTCTTTTGAGAGAAAGCCGAGTTTCTTTCATGGTAGATTGAGTGTAGAAAGCACTGCTTGTACGTAGCTTTTGGACTGCCCTGCGGCGGTAAGAGTGTGTAGCAATCCGGCCCCCCGCGCTGCTACAATTCGGCGGCGGATCTCGGGCGCTTGCTCGAGCAGCTCCCGAACCGCCGCCCGGACCGTGGGAACATCCATTCGGTCACAGCCGATGCCGCAAACGTTAGCAAAGTGGTGGCCGTCCACCCCACTGTTTCGAAGGAAGACAAATGGCACACCGCATACCGCTGCCTCCGCATAAACTAGCCCGAACGTTTCGCGCTCTCCGAGCATGACTAGCCCAGCATAGCCGTGAAGTCGCTCCATAACTTGCTGCCGTGTCATTGGGCCGAGTAGAGCAATTGCTCCTGCAAGACCAAGGGACGCAACAATTCTGGTAATGGCGGTGGCATTCCGTGGACTGCAGGGCCCTATCAGGTCCAACGACAGTTCGGGTCTGATTTGTCGCTCGGCAGCAATGCTTTCGAGTAGACACGGGATCCCCTTCTGTTGATAGTCGTCAAGCCGGCAGACGCAGACTAGCGATGCGGGATTGTATGCTGACGACCTACCGCCCATTCTAGTTGATAAGGCAGCAGGAACCGCGTTCGGAAAGTCTATGTCTTTTCCTGGACTGATGCGGTAACCTATACGTGACGCGAAGAAGGCCTGCGCCCAGACTGATAGCCAGAAATTCTTTTGGCTTCCGCATAGCAGGTCCCGATAGGCCCTATCGGTCCAAGGCCAATGATTTCTGGAATTGGTATCGGAGCTACCCCGAACAGTGATCAGGTGGGGAACTCCAAATTGCTTTGCGATAGCGTTTCCAATTCGTGCCTCATACGAGAGTTTGTGAGAGTGCACAAAGGACGGGCGACGGGTGGAGCAAAGATATCGTTCCACCAACTCTGGCCAAAAGGAACCTCCAGCGGAAGATGGGGAGGCGGTGCTCAGAGGGTCAAACTTCGAAACGTAGAGGCAGCTTTCCTTGCAGATGATGCGACCCTTTACGCTCCGTATATCCCGTCGGGGAACCAGAACAAGTGCGTCCAAGTCTTCGCGTGCGGCCTCAATCAGATCTTTGACGGCCACTGTGACCCCCGCAGGGGAAAATGGTCCAGGGTAGTCGGATGTTACGTGCAAGCCCATCGGCTTAGCTATGGTCACCATTGCGAGTTGCCCAGAGATAGAAAGAAAGCGCCAAGTACATGACGATTGCTGATACCATCGCGATGACCAACGCGAGC
This genomic interval carries:
- a CDS encoding glycosyltransferase, whose translation is MGGRSSAYNPASLVCVCRLDDYQQKGIPCLLESIAAERQIRPELSLDLIGPCSPRNATAITRIVASLGLAGAIALLGPMTRQQVMERLHGYAGLVMLGERETFGLVYAEAAVCGVPFVFLRNSGVDGHHFANVCGIGCDRMDVPTVRAAVRELLEQAPEIRRRIVAARGAGLLHTLTAAGQSKSYVQAVLSTLNLP
- a CDS encoding acyltransferase, producing the protein MKETRLSLKRRLLYLLYITVLRHTPDSWRPYAFAFPKLRAAVVRGFAERAAQSIIVKSNARVSPHISIGLFSELGQNCLIYGGVSIGDNVLMGPDVKIITRNHGVPAAGLLIREQESIYSPVSIGNDVWIGANVVILPGVTVGDGAVIAAGAVVTKNVMPATIVGGVPAKLIGVRPT
- a CDS encoding O-antigen ligase family protein, which produces MPLTLAALFHPIIRLQKVSRVGLKWVASFLIVGAVSSLWTIDVVATTTAVLAWGYTVACCYILCGLGWIRATNILVISVGALCAVCLAYGAASGAAFVEYQGVQRLQGVLYGPHALAQPAAVGLCLLASGQVKLSYRLRGVLTIIIASALWMTASRQAIAAGVLGIAIALALRANGAMLRLIGATIALAATAVWAFLFPDAGLFSLLARGEGDDISTLTGRTSIWNAAVDLIAMEPYLGYGFGAGGVALQGYYRSGLADWTTYNAHNGFLQCLLDLGFVGLLVFGSLFAFALRRCMHLPRTIAVPVFACTLALTMVERGFYGVGGFAPLFLCIFALFPRAAVVPDNKLRKS